In Natronococcus sp. AD-5, the genomic window GCGTTCGTCCTCGGAATCACCGTGAAAAACAAACGGTACGGCGCTGCAACGAGTCGACTCGGACGTGTAAAGAATCATATCTTGGGCGTATACACTGGAAGTGAAGAAGGGGCCGCAAACCTCGGACTGACACGGGACGTGATCAAGAAACTGCGCGACAATGAGACAACTGGTTTCGATAGCATACAGGACGTAATCACTGCGTCCGCACACGATCCGCAACTCGTCGGAGAATATCTTCGAGCAGCATTTGAAGAGCGTATCGACGCCAATCACGGTGGTCTTGATGTTGAGCGTGTCCCCGAAGAGACGGTTAACGACCTTACTGCGGCTGCGACTGGTGACGACCTTGCAAACGTACTACAGAGTCAGCGAGAAGCCTCTCGAAAGTTCGTCGAGCAGACCGAGGAGGAGTAGGAGATGGACTCGGCACTCGAAGTAACGCTTCGGACACAAGGGGAGATCTGGCTTGCCAGTCGCGAGGTCGGACGTCTCGCGGACACCGAGCCATATTTCCTCAATACGGCCCTCTATTACGCGTTCGGGCTTGCCTCCGGCCGCTATGTCGACCGACTGTTCGAACCGACGTATCTCGACGACACCGCAGCTGTCGCCGACGAGATCTACGTAACACCAGCAGCTCCGGCTTCGACATCCGATGAGGGTGTTGCAAACTGGATTACGTCGACGTACAACACGAGCAGCGATGACTACGCGGCGATCAACTATTCCGCACAGAACGATCCGGATGCAAAGAAGAATCTCCCTTCGTATGGGCGCCGTCGCGTACTCGGACACGGAAACGAGCTACGGTGTTACGTGCTTGGTCGCGGTATAAGCGCACGTGAACTCGAGGCCGAAATCCCGGGCTATGTCCGGCTCGGAAAGAAACGAGGGAAAGCGAAAGTAGAAACCGAACGGCGGTCCGTCGATACCGAAACCGGTCAATACGAACTCGGACATCCTATCGGCGCCTACGATACCGAGCAGACACCGACCGGAAACCTCCTTACGAAGCGAATGCGTCCAACACCGTTGGTAGTCCAAGGCAGTTACGAAGGCGAGTACGTCGAACTCAGCGATCTCGCAGAAGATTCTGAAACCGACGAAAAGGATGACTCACCGGTCAAATTCCCCGCAGACGTTCGATTTCTCCGGTCCAAACGATGAACGAGACACTCTCCCTATCAGGTGTCGAGCTTCGGCGCCATGCTAGCGCCGATTACCCTGTCGCGGATCCAGCGTTCAAACCGTACGCTCACCAGCGAGAACTCCTCGAATTATTCCGGACCGAGGAGTCATTCCTTGCAGTAAACGATAGTCCGACCGGCGGTGGCAAAACGATGTCGTGGCTCGCTCCGGTCGTCGAAAGTGGTGAGCATGCGCTCGCGGTATATCCGACGAACGCACTTATTCACGATCAAGAGCGGAATCTACGTTCGGAGTTCGCCGAGAACTTTCCCGATACGAGGTTGGGTGAGGATACGAAAATACTGACGGTCACCGCAGACTCGCTCCGGATGGAATACGCCGAGGAATTTCCGGATGCCGACAGCAACGGGGACCGGCTTCGTCGGTTGCTACGTCGAGAAATCTACTATCGGGAGAAGCAGGTAATCCTGCTAACAAACCCCGATATCTTCGTGATGATGCGGCGGGGACTCTATGGTAGGGAGGGTAATCCTGGCTCCGAAGTACGTGCATTGAACGAATTCGGGACGATCGTCGTCGACGAATTCCACCGAGCCGGCCGTAAGGAGCAGAACACGTTGTTGTTCTTGCTGGACGAGATGTACGATATAGACGACTATCGGTGTGGGCTCTCTCGAATCGTACTATTGAGTGCGACACCAACCGATTGGTTAGAACAGCGATTCGTGGATGCAATGAGTCCGCCGTACATCCGTGTAACAGACCAACATGAGGACACTGAACGGCGTTCATTCGCTGATTCGCCAACGTCCGGATGGGGTGCGGTGATGCCACCTGTGGAGCTTGACGTCCGAACGTCGTCGACGTTTGGAACTGTTGACGAACTGCTTGGTGATGATTGGGAAGAGACACGAGAGTTCGCCGCTCGCGACGGAAAAACGGTGTTTATTCTCGACGGGATCCGAGAGGTCGACGACGTATACAGCCGACTCAATGCTGAACTCGACGATCAAGAAGTCGTCCGTATCGACGGGTTTCACCGCGGCGACCTCGAATCAAAACTCGCGTGCTTCGACGTACTCGTAAGCAACTCGGCAGTCGAAGTCGGGATCGACTTTACGGTTGATCGGTTGTTGTTTTCGGCACATAACCAGGCTAGTTTTCTTCAACGACTTGGACGACTTCGAACCGAAACCGAAAGCCAGTCCGCTCGTTGTTATGTTCCATCGATCGTTTCGGTAGCGCTAGAAGGGCTATCAGAGACAGACACGATCCCGCGTACAGCGTTAATTGATACACTAACGGAAGCGTACCGCGATCCACGGGACCGCAAGTCTTTCGACTGGCGCTACTCCGCAGCCGAAGCAGCTCACCATATTCGCAAGCGGACTTGGAACGCAAATCCAGAGCTAGCTGACCGAATCCGCGAGCGGGGATGGGAGCGAATAACCGATCACTTTGCTCCCGACGAGGGACTCAATCGCTCAGACGTAGAGCGATACGTCGACATCATCGATGGTCCTATCGAAAACACGCTTCAATGGTATCGCGGGGATTCGCTGCAAGTGCTCGTCTACGACCGCACGGGGGATTCCCATGATCCGCTTCGGTCGTACGATTTATTCTACTTGCTCCGCCACGGTGATGTACGGTTTTACTCTCGATCTACGTTCGAGGAGATTGTTCTTAACGAGCACCAGTACGCTATTCGGAACTCGGCTTCGTTCGTCGTTGGCTTCTGCACCTACGATGGAACTATCCCGCCGAACGAAGACGGATACGGCCGAGATGTGGTGCTACGGGCGACCCCGGAAATATACAGCTGGTTAGATCAGGAAGACAGGACGAATACGCGCACACCCCGGGTCGTCAACGATCTCTCGGTGGATGTGCGCGTCAACGATGGCTCTCGTCGGATCGACACTATTGAGAACTTGCGAGACGGAATGGACGAGCTCGAGTTACTTTGCTACATCGTCGATCAGCCTCCATGGGAGGTTGCGAACCAGTACGACCTCGGTCCGTTTTTCTTCCTCTACGGGATACAGGTTCGAGACGAACTGCGCTCGATTGCGATCGGAACGGATGCGCTATTCCTTCATTGTGCGGTAAAAGACGAGCACGAGGCCGGTGGACTCGAACGGTTTGGGGTTGATATCTGATGACTGGCTCGAACTTCAAGGACGAGCTAGTGTACGTGAGCGCGTTGAACGAATTCATTTACTGCCCACGCCGATACTATTACCAACGATTCTACGATGAAATCGGTGAGCCCTACGAACTTATCGATGGCCGGTCGAAACACGATGGCGCGGCTCGGCGCGGCGGATGGGTTACCGAACGGTACTTTCGATCATACGATCTCGGGCTTCACGGAAAAATAGATTTAGTCGAGACCGATGAGGGGACACCGACGCCCGTCGAGCGCAAACGTGCCGAAAGCGGCTCGTACTATTCCAGCGACGAACTCCAACTTGCAGGGTACTGTATGCTTCTCGAGGATGCGATTGGTGAACCGGTCAACGTAGGTTACATCTATCTCTACTCGACGGACTCTCGTCATGCAGTTCGAATTACGTCCAATCACCGCGAAGCCGTCCACGAGGTCGTTGACCGTATTAAATCGATGTCGGTGGATACCGTGCCGTCGTTGACTGAGAACCGGTCCAAATGCGAAGCCTGTTCAGCACATTCATACTGTATGCCCGGCGAGACAGCGGTGCTCGAACCCGAGAAAGCCGAGGGGACTGGCTGGGCAGAGACCACCCCGGGGGCACTCCAATGAAAACGAGCGACGGTATGTTCGATGATTCGGTGATCTACGTCACCACACAAGGAACGCAAGTCCGCACTGACGGTGGCCGAATAGTCGTCTATGATGTCGACGGTGATGGCGGTGAATTAGGGTCGTTCCCGGTCGAAAAGCTAGACACGATTAACATCTTTGGCGGCGTGAATTTCTCGACTCCGTTCGTTGCCAAGGCTAACGAGCATGGTATCGTTCTCAATTACTTTACGCAGAACGGGAACTATCGAGGCAGTTTCGTTCCCGAAAGAAACACAATTGCAGAAGTCCGCCGCGCACAGTATGGACTTAGTATAGAGGAGGAGGTATCAATCTCAAAGAAAATGATCGCTGCAAAGATTCGCAACGCCCGGACGATCCTTTCGCGAAAAGGCGTTCATGGAACCGATCTACTTGCCGACTTAGGTGAGCGTATCGAAACAGCGGCGACAAAGGATGATTTACGTGGAATCGAGGGCGAAGCTGCCGAACGATACTTCGCTCGACTCGACGAGACGCTTGTAGACGGTTGGACATTTGAAACGCGGAGTAAACGTCCTCCGGAGGATCACATCAATTCTCTCCTCTCGCTAACCTATGTGATGATGAAAAACGAGGTCCTGAGCGCACTCCGGTGTTATAACCTTGATCCGTTCCTCGGTGTACTCCATGCCGATCGCCACGGACGTCCCTCGCTTGCGCTCGATCTCCAAGAAGAGTTCCGGCCGCTATTCTGCGATGCATTTGTTATGAGATTAGTAAATCGGGGGACGATCACTCACGAGGATTTCAGAGAGAATAACCGACTCACCGACGATGCGTTTCAGCAATATCTAGATAAGTTCGATGACTACATGATTGAGGAGCTGACACACCCATACTTCGAATATCGTGTAAACCGTCGGAAAGCAGTCCGACAGCAGGCAATCCTTCTGCGTAAGGCGGTCACTGGCGAGTTAGAGGAGTATCACGCACTTGAGGTAGTACGATGAGGCTTGCCGTGACGTACGACGTAAGTGACGACGCTAACCGACGGCGGGTATACCAAACGCTGGAACGGTACGGTGCATGGCGACAGTACAGCGTTTTCGAATTGGAGATTTCGATGCGTGAGCGCGTGGAACTTGAGGATAAACTCGAAGAACACATTAATCCGAATGACGGTGACCGAATTCGGCTCTACCAACTGTGTGACGCGTGTCTCGATGCAACAACCGACATTGGGGACGAACCTCCGGATGAGCAGTCGAACGTGATTTAGGTCCGATCTTCGTGGACCTTTTTGAAGTATCTGTACGGTGGGTGTCCACGAAATAGTGCCGTGTCCTCACCGGTGGAGAGGAAGTTATAGGTGCTCATAGGCTAGAATCACCCCCTGTCGCGACGAGGTAGAAACCCACAACGGGATTGAAACACGTCATCACTCGATTTCGGAACTGGTGAGTCATGTCGCGACGAGGTAGAAACCCACAACGGGATTGAAACACTCCTGAGATCACCGTGCTGTATTTTCCTACTAGCTGTCGCGACGAGGTAGAAACCCACAACGGGATTGAAACAATCCATCCCGGTGATTATCGACGAACTCGTAGATGTCGCGACGAGGTAGAAACCCACAACGGGATTGAAACAGATCGACGGCTGGCCCGCCTCGAGGAAAGTGACGTCGTCGCGACGAGGTAGAAACCCACAACGGGATTGAAACGGATGTTGCTCGTCGCGGGCTCGCTCCTGATCGGGCTGTCGCGACGAGGTAGAAACCCACAACGGGATTGAAACTCTCCCATCGGCTGGGAGAAGACGCACGTGACCGCGTCGCGACGAGGTAGAAACCCACAACGGGATTGAAACGATGCACTGACGGAGGTCCGAGAATGAGCGACTACGGTCGCGACGAGGTAGAAACCCACAACGGGATTGAAACAACGACGATACGTAGGAACCGAGACCCGCGCCGCTGTGTCGCGACGAGGGAGAAACCCACAACGGGATTGAAACACAACATCACGGTCGAGCCGACGATCAAGGGCGTCGGTCGCGACGAGGTAGAAACCCACAACGGGATTGAAACGATACTGGGCTCTCACTAACTGCTAACTGAGGTCAAGTCGCGACGAGGTAGGCGGTCGTAGGTCTGGGTCGCGACGAAGGAAAACCTACAACGGATTTGACTGTAATAGTTTCCAGGATTACAAATAACTCTACTATTTCAGGTAGTCCTGGCGAGAAGGTATACTTGTCGAACACCTTGCCGGATAGTAGTAACAAATAAAGTCAAATCGAGAGTGGCGAATAGGGCCAGATCATCCATCGAATTACGCTACTGGAGACTGCACGGGAATCCGTGATTCGATTGCAGGTCCGGCTCGATCAACTCCTATTTGCATCCAAAATAACCGTAAAAGCTAGGTGTTTTGCAACCAATCTAGGATCGGATGCGACTAAAGCAATACAGCTCTCGGAAGGGAATGCGAGTCTGGCTCTCGAACGAAGAAATCGAGTCTCTACTTAGCAAAGCACAAACGCCACATCAGCGTCTTGCAATTCTGTTCGGTGGGCGCGTTGGTCTCCGCCGTTCTGAAATCATCGAAATCACACCTAACGATATCGTCGAAGGACCCACTGGAAAGCACGTCCGGATCTGGGAGGATTACGCGAAGCGCAACCGGTACCGAGAGCCGCCGGTTCCCGAGACCGTTGATGCTATCGCAAAGACGCTCGCGTTCGATCAAGCCGATGATGAACCTCTCATCAATGTCGATGGAACGACCGTCTATCGCTGGGTACGAAAAGCCGCTGCAGAGCTCGAGAAACAGACGGACGACAAGGGATGGGAATACGTTGACGTTCATGACCTCCGTCGCACGTGGGGAACCTCTCTCCTGGAACAGGGCGTTCTTCCATCGGTTGTGATGTCATGGGGCGGCTGGCGCGATTGGGACACGTTCCGTGAGCATTACCTCGGCGAGTTTTCACCCGAAGCGATCAAACGCGAGCGTTCAAAGGTGAATTTTCTTGTAGGGACAACGGATTCCGATGATCATAGCTCTGGTCAGTGGTATACTGAATCCGTAAGTAATCCATCTTCTATCTGATCAGGCAGTCACACTCCTTGTAAATCGGATTGCGTCAGAAGATCATGACCAGCTTGGAGAACATCGTGGATTGTGTCGGCACCTTTATTGAAACTATGGGCTATAACCAGATAGATGACAGAGGTCGATACGACCGTTGACACGATCCGCGGACTTCTCTCAGAATTGCTCCGAACATACCCGACACCCGACAATATCTACTACAGTATGACGGGAGCAGATCCCGACGAGTTCGAGATTAGTGGTCAAGACGATCCGCGACGGGAACTCATTTATGATATCGGCGAGGAAATCTTTCGCGACCACATCGACTTCGACCAGTATTCGTACCTGCCATGTTGGAAAATGCATGACGCCCCAAACATCCCATACATCGGATTCGCCGATCCGTCGGAAACGACGTCCACACAGGCTGGACGAGACGTGGTCTATCTCTTCGATCCCATCGACCGAGATCTCTACCTAACGCTCAACATGGGATCGAAGGCGCTCGAAAAGCGATTTAAAGCGCAGTCGGACGGCGACTATACCACATGTATACGTCGGCTGGCTCGCTGGTACCGTCAGCGCCTCCCGGACAAACACGAGTTCGAAGAAGGCGAAGCCAAGCTATCGTCGGAGCTCTCGAAGAGCAAACCGTACAACGCCGGCACCATCTGTTACAAGAAGTACTCGCTCAGAGATTTTCCGGACAACGCAACACTCCTCGCTGATCTCGAAACAGCCTTCGAACTATACAGGGCAGCGCTGGACGATGGGGAGATGTTTGATGCCGTCGACGGGGCGCCGAGACGCGTATGGCACATCTCGCCCGAAGGAGGAGAGTATTGGTCGGTCTGGCGGGACGAAAGCGTGGCCTCGATGGGCTGGAAATTCGATCACAACGAATACGGCCCGGTGACCAAATCGACGAAACTGTCCGACCTTGATGTGGGCCGTGATTGGGGGAACCGCCAACCGTTCCAGTTTGAATACGAAATAAGCCGTGGCGATGTCGTCGTTGCGGGAACGCGCCGCAAAGGTAGGGGGGCGAAACTGGACGACTTCTACGGGATTGGAGTCGTAACGGAAGAACACATCTCGCCAGACGAGTTGGCTGCCCACGATGGGTTCGATCACAAGAACCTGATCGGGGTCGACTGGCTGG contains:
- the cas1 gene encoding CRISPR-associated endonuclease Cas1, with amino-acid sequence MKTSDGMFDDSVIYVTTQGTQVRTDGGRIVVYDVDGDGGELGSFPVEKLDTINIFGGVNFSTPFVAKANEHGIVLNYFTQNGNYRGSFVPERNTIAEVRRAQYGLSIEEEVSISKKMIAAKIRNARTILSRKGVHGTDLLADLGERIETAATKDDLRGIEGEAAERYFARLDETLVDGWTFETRSKRPPEDHINSLLSLTYVMMKNEVLSALRCYNLDPFLGVLHADRHGRPSLALDLQEEFRPLFCDAFVMRLVNRGTITHEDFRENNRLTDDAFQQYLDKFDDYMIEELTHPYFEYRVNRRKAVRQQAILLRKAVTGELEEYHALEVVR
- the cas3 gene encoding type I-D CRISPR-associated helicase Cas3', with product MNETLSLSGVELRRHASADYPVADPAFKPYAHQRELLELFRTEESFLAVNDSPTGGGKTMSWLAPVVESGEHALAVYPTNALIHDQERNLRSEFAENFPDTRLGEDTKILTVTADSLRMEYAEEFPDADSNGDRLRRLLRREIYYREKQVILLTNPDIFVMMRRGLYGREGNPGSEVRALNEFGTIVVDEFHRAGRKEQNTLLFLLDEMYDIDDYRCGLSRIVLLSATPTDWLEQRFVDAMSPPYIRVTDQHEDTERRSFADSPTSGWGAVMPPVELDVRTSSTFGTVDELLGDDWEETREFAARDGKTVFILDGIREVDDVYSRLNAELDDQEVVRIDGFHRGDLESKLACFDVLVSNSAVEVGIDFTVDRLLFSAHNQASFLQRLGRLRTETESQSARCYVPSIVSVALEGLSETDTIPRTALIDTLTEAYRDPRDRKSFDWRYSAAEAAHHIRKRTWNANPELADRIRERGWERITDHFAPDEGLNRSDVERYVDIIDGPIENTLQWYRGDSLQVLVYDRTGDSHDPLRSYDLFYLLRHGDVRFYSRSTFEEIVLNEHQYAIRNSASFVVGFCTYDGTIPPNEDGYGRDVVLRATPEIYSWLDQEDRTNTRTPRVVNDLSVDVRVNDGSRRIDTIENLRDGMDELELLCYIVDQPPWEVANQYDLGPFFFLYGIQVRDELRSIAIGTDALFLHCAVKDEHEAGGLERFGVDI
- a CDS encoding site-specific integrase, which translates into the protein MRVWLSNEEIESLLSKAQTPHQRLAILFGGRVGLRRSEIIEITPNDIVEGPTGKHVRIWEDYAKRNRYREPPVPETVDAIAKTLAFDQADDEPLINVDGTTVYRWVRKAAAELEKQTDDKGWEYVDVHDLRRTWGTSLLEQGVLPSVVMSWGGWRDWDTFREHYLGEFSPEAIKRERSKVNFLVGTTDSDDHSSGQWYTESVSNPSSI
- the cas2 gene encoding CRISPR-associated endonuclease Cas2; this translates as MRLAVTYDVSDDANRRRVYQTLERYGAWRQYSVFELEISMRERVELEDKLEEHINPNDGDRIRLYQLCDACLDATTDIGDEPPDEQSNVI
- the cas5d gene encoding type I-D CRISPR-associated protein Cas5/Csc1 translates to MDSALEVTLRTQGEIWLASREVGRLADTEPYFLNTALYYAFGLASGRYVDRLFEPTYLDDTAAVADEIYVTPAAPASTSDEGVANWITSTYNTSSDDYAAINYSAQNDPDAKKNLPSYGRRRVLGHGNELRCYVLGRGISARELEAEIPGYVRLGKKRGKAKVETERRSVDTETGQYELGHPIGAYDTEQTPTGNLLTKRMRPTPLVVQGSYEGEYVELSDLAEDSETDEKDDSPVKFPADVRFLRSKR
- the cas4 gene encoding CRISPR-associated protein Cas4 → MTGSNFKDELVYVSALNEFIYCPRRYYYQRFYDEIGEPYELIDGRSKHDGAARRGGWVTERYFRSYDLGLHGKIDLVETDEGTPTPVERKRAESGSYYSSDELQLAGYCMLLEDAIGEPVNVGYIYLYSTDSRHAVRITSNHREAVHEVVDRIKSMSVDTVPSLTENRSKCEACSAHSYCMPGETAVLEPEKAEGTGWAETTPGALQ